The DNA sequence CATCCATTTGCAAGCCCAGCCAAAATTCCGGGGTAGTGCCGAAGAACCGCGCCAGACGAAGGGCTGTATCCGGGGTGATACTGCGCTTGCCCCGAAGGATCTCGCTCAATCGCACCCGGGTGATGCCTAAAGCTTCCGCCACTTCCTTTTGACCA is a window from the Deltaproteobacteria bacterium genome containing:
- a CDS encoding HigA family addiction module antidote protein gives rise to the protein GQKEVAEALGITRVRLSEILRGKRSITPDTALRLARFFGTTPEFWLGLQMDVSLWDTLQAHGGGYEKITPIKVAA